The following proteins are encoded in a genomic region of Sulfurovum indicum:
- a CDS encoding bifunctional diguanylate cyclase/phosphodiesterase, whose translation MGLLTLFAIYLQYSIAESTEKLKNTEIYKAKQYAQRIAQYIQSETGAAALKSYLETHPQKRHTLNKTLHAFLTKEFQYIFLIYKDKKGHYRFLLDGTLEDPVEYNTIFFPKSKLFDRVYETQKPQIIKQSEGVEEVWLSLVYPIVKEHQTQALLVMDLSKEYGDYLNDFNSPIVFIVTLMQWFLIASLIFLAYLAYSFHKLRKNILIDPVTSAYTKLYLKEFFDTRQVNRYDAMMVDIDGFKQVNDRYGYASGNRVLKQFTEEMTELLPNESRVIHIGGSEFFAVVEKGSCNLKETAEKVFKGLNKKRFLVDNEVISLTLSMSAIVTPEDAKSIDNIYRFLDEKLLKVKSRGKNGLEIIDDIEADEVRYNIDYIRNALEEQRITCLYQPIFNTETQKIDKYEALVRLIDKEDPQKLISPYYFLDTIRGTTQYIKMSKLVLNEVFNVLDKYPEIKVSINLDLDDLHNEDMLKLITKKLYRHKNIADRLTFEIVENHEIQDYDEVALVFQQLKTFGSKIAIDDFGSGYSNYNYLIRLDVDILKIDGSLIHELLTSPKRTKAVLSSLKKLSETFGYKLVAEFVSSEEIYNEVRSLEIDYVQGYYLGEPKPIETYID comes from the coding sequence ATGGGGCTGCTGACTCTCTTTGCGATCTATCTACAATATTCGATCGCTGAGAGTACCGAGAAACTTAAAAATACGGAGATTTATAAAGCAAAACAGTATGCCCAGAGAATCGCACAATATATTCAGTCTGAAACGGGGGCTGCTGCACTTAAATCGTATCTGGAGACACACCCTCAGAAGAGGCATACCCTTAATAAAACCCTCCATGCCTTCTTGACAAAAGAGTTTCAGTATATTTTCCTCATTTATAAAGATAAAAAGGGACATTACCGTTTTTTGCTTGATGGAACACTGGAAGACCCTGTTGAGTACAATACGATCTTTTTTCCAAAAAGCAAACTTTTTGACAGGGTCTATGAGACACAGAAGCCACAGATAATCAAACAGTCCGAAGGGGTTGAAGAGGTTTGGCTTTCACTGGTTTATCCGATTGTCAAAGAGCATCAGACCCAGGCTCTCTTGGTTATGGATCTTTCCAAAGAGTATGGTGACTACCTCAATGATTTTAATTCCCCCATTGTATTTATTGTGACATTGATGCAGTGGTTTTTGATTGCCAGTCTGATCTTCTTGGCCTATCTGGCATACAGTTTTCATAAACTGAGGAAAAATATATTGATAGACCCGGTAACTTCTGCATATACCAAGCTCTACCTGAAAGAGTTCTTTGATACCAGGCAGGTCAACAGGTATGATGCTATGATGGTTGATATAGATGGATTTAAACAGGTCAATGACCGATACGGGTATGCTTCCGGAAACAGGGTCCTGAAACAGTTTACCGAAGAGATGACAGAACTTTTGCCTAATGAGTCTCGAGTGATACATATTGGAGGGAGTGAGTTTTTTGCAGTGGTTGAAAAAGGAAGCTGTAACTTGAAAGAAACAGCCGAAAAAGTATTTAAAGGTTTAAACAAAAAACGCTTTCTGGTCGATAATGAGGTTATCTCCCTTACACTTTCAATGAGTGCCATTGTCACACCTGAAGATGCAAAATCCATAGATAATATCTACAGGTTCTTGGATGAAAAGCTTCTGAAGGTCAAAAGCAGAGGAAAGAACGGACTGGAAATTATTGATGATATAGAAGCTGACGAAGTGAGATATAATATAGATTATATCAGAAACGCACTGGAAGAGCAGCGTATCACCTGTCTATACCAGCCTATCTTCAATACAGAAACACAGAAAATTGACAAATATGAAGCTTTGGTACGTTTGATCGACAAAGAGGATCCGCAAAAGCTTATTTCGCCATACTATTTCCTGGATACGATCAGGGGGACAACGCAATATATCAAGATGAGCAAGCTGGTACTCAATGAGGTCTTTAATGTTTTGGATAAGTACCCGGAGATCAAAGTATCTATTAATCTGGATCTTGATGATCTCCACAATGAAGATATGCTGAAACTTATCACAAAAAAACTATATCGTCATAAAAATATTGCAGACAGACTCACTTTCGAGATAGTAGAAAACCACGAAATTCAGGATTACGATGAAGTTGCACTGGTTTTTCAGCAGTTAAAAACTTTTGGTTCAAAAATTGCTATAGATGATTTTGGAAGCGGTTACTCTAACTACAATTATCTGATCAGACTGGATGTAGATATCTTGAAGATCGACGGCAGTCTGATCCATGAGCTGTTGACAAGTCCGAAGCGTACAAAAGCCGTTCTCTCCTCTCTTAAGAAGCTCTCTGAGACTTTTGGATATAAACTTGTTGCAGAGTTTGTTTCCAGTGAAGAGATATATAATGAAGTACGTTCATTGGAGATCGATTATGTACAGGGATACTATCTGGGAGAGCCAAAACCCATAGAGACATATATAGATTAA